The Sphingomonas sp. G-3-2-10 DNA window GCGTCTCGGCGATCTCGAAGATCGTATGATCGACGTTCTGGAGCGCTTCCTCGTCGATGTACGTGTCGTAGATGCGGTCGATATAGAGCGAGCGCAGCGTGTCGTCGTCGGGGATTTCGAGCGCCTGATAATGCTTGTGGCCAAGGCCCTCGAAGAAATCCATGTCGACGATGGTCGCGCCGGTGGCGACGACGAGATCGACCATGTTGTTGCGGATCAGCTCGGCATAGAGGTCCATGCAGCCGCCGGCCGAAGTCGAACCCGCGATCACGAGACAGACGGTGCAATCCTTGTCCGCCAGCATCTCGTTATAGATCTTGGTCGCGCGGCCGAGGTCGCGGCTGGTGAAGCTCATGTCCGCCATCGCGTCCACGATCGGACGTGCGTCGAACGACGTGATGTCGATATGCTTGACCTGCTTCGACAGCAGCTCCGCCTTGCGGGTGTCGTTGATCGGCGCGTTCGCAGTCGCCTGCTTGTTGAGGGTCGTCTCGGTCATGGGTTGCTCCCATCTTCTTCATGCCGCCGTCATTAGGGGACGCGGAAACCCGTAGGGAGGCGGATGCCGGGGCACCCGCCTTCCCAATTTCGCTAGAACCTGGTCGTTACAGCTTTACGACGTTCGAGTGGAGCGCACGTTCCGCCGGCGTGTAGAGCGAAGCCATCGGCTCGTCTTCCATCACCACGGTCTCGTCCGATCCGAAGCCGTTGAACGCAGTGCGCATGGCCGAGCCATAGGCACCGAGCATCCCAATCTCGATATAGTCGCCGGCCTGCGTGTCTGCGGGCAGCAGGAACGGACCGGTCATGTGATCCAGATCGTCGCAGGTCGGGCCGTAGAAGCTGAACTCCATGTCGCGGGCGTTCGAATCCGGCTCGCGCAGAAGCTGCACCGGGAAACGCCAGCCGATATGCGCTGCATCGAACAGCGCGCCATAGGCACCGTCGTTGATGTACAGCTCGTCGCCGCGGCGCTTTTCGACGCGCACGATCAGCGAGCTGTATTCGGCGCACAGTGCGCGGCCCGGCTCGCACCACAGTTCGGACGAGTAGCTGACGGGCAGGCTCTCGAACGCGCGGTGGATCGTCTCGAAATAGAGTTCGAGCGGCGGGGGCTCCATGCCGGGATAGGTCGACGGGAAGCCGCCGCCCACGTCCACGACGTCGACGGTGACGCCGGCTTCGACGATGGCGGCGCGAACGCGCTCCATCGCCTGGGCATAGGCGTCGGGCGACATCGCCTGCGAACCGACATGGAAGCAGATGCCCAGTGCATCGGCGACCTGACGGGTGGCGATCAGCAGATCCTTGGTCTCGCCCGGCATCGCGCCGAACTTCGAAGCGAGGCTCAGCTTGGACAGGTCCGACGACACGCGGATGCGGACGCACAGGGTCAGATCCTCGGCGCCATTCGTGGCGCGGACGATCTTCTCCAGCTCTTCCATGCTGTCGAGGCTGAAGGTGCGGACGCCGTGCGTGAAATAGGCTTCGGAGATGGCCTCCTCGGCCTTCACCGGATGCATGAAGCAAAGCGTGGCTTCCGGCAGGGTACGCGCAACGAGGCGCACTTCCGCGATGGAAGCAACGTCGTAATGCGTGATGCCGCTTTCCCACAGGATCTGGATCAGTTCCGGGGAAGGATTCGCCTTCACGGCATACATCGACCGACCCGGAAACTTCTCGGCGAAGAAGCGGGCGGCACGCGATGCGGCGTGCGGACGAATGAGCGTGACCGGCTGGACCGGTCGGAGGGCAGTCGCTAGCCCCAGCGCGCTATGGTGCTTGTGCAATTCAAGGGACCTCCAAGTGCCTTACGGCTGTCGTTGAACAAAGCTGCCTTGCGGTTGGAAGTCCCATGGGGCAGCGGGAAGCGGGCATTTAGGGTCGGCGAGTCCGCGTGTAAAGTGATTCTTGATCCGTATTTTTCCGCCGGGGGCGAACTGTGACGATTGTACGACAACCGACGCGGGCAGGGGTGCGGGACGCAGCCGCAAAGATCGCAGCCATTCTGCCGCAAACGCCTCTTCTTACAGCGGAAATTCACGGGCAGCAGGTTTCGTTCAAGGCCGAGACGCTGCAACCGGTCGGGGCGTTCAAGATACGCGGCGCATGGCATCGGCTGACGGCTTTGGACCCCGCGACTCGCGACAAAGGCGTCGTCGCCTTTTCATCGGGCAATCATGCGCAGGGCGTGGCCTGGGCAGCGAAGCGGCTGGGCATTCCCGCGGTGATCGTGATGCCGGCCGATGCGCCCAAAGTGAAGCTGGAAGCGACGATGGCGATGGGCGCGGAAATCGTCCGCTACGATCGCGCGACCGAGAATCGCGAGAAGATCGCCGCGCATCTCGCCCATGCCCGCGGCGCCACTCTGGTGCCGAGTTTCGACGATGCGTGGATCATCGAGGGTCAGGGGAGCCTGGGTATCGAGGCGATGACCCAGATGGTCGAAGCGAAGCTGCCCGATCCGGATCATGTGATCGTGCCATGCGGTGGCGGCGGGCTGGCCGCGGGAGTCGCGCTGGCGCTGCCCGAAGCGGACATGGTCCTTGTAGAACCCGAAGGGTGGGACGATATGCGCCGCAGCCTGGAAGCGGGCTGGATCGAGCCCGTGGGCGACAATCCGCCGCTTACGGCCTGCGATGCGCTCCAGACGAAGCAGGTGTCGCCGCTGACCTTCGACGTGCTGTCGCGGCGCGATGCGAAGGGCGTGGCGGTGAGCGAATATGAGGTGCGCGAGGCCCAGCGCTGGGCGGCGCGGACACTCAGGCTGGTGGTGGAGCCGGGCGGCGCGGTGGCGCTGGCGGCGCTGCTGGCGCGAAAGGTTGAGATCAGGCCGGGGACGCTCGTGATCCTCTCCGGCGGCAATGCGGATCCCGAAGCCTATGCCCGGGTGCTCGCGACGAAGGACTGAAGGTGACCCAAGTGGCCGGTAATTTCCTGGCGAATCTGCTCAGTGGCGCGGCATGGCTGCTCACGCACGGCGTCTATGGCATGTTGCGGGTGATCTATCGCCGCGACGTGAAGTGGATGGCGCTGTTCGCGGCGATCATCTTGGGCGTCGTGCTGCTGGTGCGGTGGGCGCTGTGAGCCCGCAGATTGGCACCGCTGCATCGCTGACGCTTAGCATTCTGGTGCTGGCGGCGCTGTTTCTCGCCTGGGGCGGGTGGCAGATGTATTTCCGCCGCAACGACAAGCGCAAGGGCGTGCTGATGTGGATCTGCGCGGTCGTGCTGCTCGGCAATGTCGCGATCTGGACGGTCTGAGATGTTCGGTTCGGCGGGACAAGCGGTGTTGCGGTACGAAGCCGCGGATTTCGATGTGCTCCAGCGCGGTGCCTATGTGCTGTGCGCGGTCAGTGGGGAGCGGATCGCGCTTGAGGACCTGAAATATTGGAGCATTGAGTTTCAGGAAGCCTATCGCGGCGCCGACGAAGCGACCGCCGCGGCGCTCGCGGGTGGCGCGAAGAATCTGAAGCGTTAACCCGGCAGTTTCAGCGCGGGCGGCTCTTCGTCTTCAGGATCTGGAGCGCCGCGAAATAGGCCGCGCCGAAGAAGACGATCGCCACGATCAGCGGCCAGCCCGCGCCCTGCCCGGGCGTAAGCGCGCCGGCGATCCAGATGGCGAGGATCGGCACCAGGATCAGCGCCGCGGTCACGCCCCATGCGGCGCCGTTCAGCGGGCGGGCGCTTAGCAGCGAGGCATTGGGTTCATAGCGGAACCAGGCGTTGCTCGTATCGGTCATGGGCGGAGCCTAGCCGATCGTGCGCGGGCGCTCAATCATGGTCGGGATGCTGGCGGCTGGTCGCCCGGATCGCTTCGGCCCAGTCGGGGTCGTCCGCGCCGGTCTCGCCTTCATCGGGCAGCGCGCCAAGGTCAGCGAACCACGGCATCCGCGCTTCGCTGCCCATCTGGACCTTCGGCTCGAAGGCGGCGGGATCATCGAGCGTACCGATCATCAGATTGGTGCGGCCGCTGTTGCCGCGATAGAAAAGCGGGGTGCCGCAGGCGGCGCAGAAGCCGCGATCGACATGTTCCGAGCTGCGGAAGGTGGCGGGCTCGCCGCGCGTCCAGGCCAGCGCCTCGTTGGGCGCGGCGACGAGGGCGGCGAACAGATTGCCGCTCGCCTTCTGGCACATGCGGCAATGGCAGAGGTGCGAATTGTCGAGCATCGCCGACGCCCGGTACCGGACCGCGCCGCACTGGCAGCCGCCCGTCACCGTGACGTCGATATGCTTCATGCGATCACCGGATCGGCGAGTTGGGGTCGAGGCGCATGTCGAGATAGTTGTCCACGCTGCCCATCAGTTGGTCCATTTCATGCTCGAAGAAATGGTTCGCGCCGGGGATGGTGTCGTGGTGAATCGTGATGTGACGCTGGGTGCGCAGCTTGTCGACGAGCTTCTGCACCGCGCCCGGCGTGACGACTTCGTCATTCTCGCCCTGCACGATGATGCCGGAGGCCGGGCACGGGGCGAGGAAGGTGAAGTCGAACATGTTCGCCGGCGGCGCGACCGAGATGAAGCCGCGGATTTCCGGGCGGCGCATCAGCAGCTGCATGCCGATCCACGCGCCGAAGCCGAAGCCGGCGACCCAGGTGGTCGATGCTTCCGGGTGGAAGCTCTGCACCCAGTCGAGCGCCGAGGCGGCGTCGGAGAGTTCGCCGATGCCATTGTCGAACGTGCCCTGGCTCTTGCCCACGCCACGGAAATTGAAGCGCAACGTTGCGAAACCGCGACGCTGGAAGGTCTTGTACATCTCCTGGACGATGCGGTTGTTCATCGTGCCGCCCGCGTTCGGATGCGGGTGGAGGATCATCGCCACGGGCGCGCGCGGCTTGGGCGCAGGGGCGAAACGGCCTTCGAGGCGGCCTTCGGGACCGGGGAAAATGACTTCTGGCATCGATGACCTGCTGAATATCTATGGGCGCCGGTGGAGCGCGTGAAGTTGCGCGCTATATAGGCACAGCGCGTTTTTGCGCAATTGGAACGATGAACTTGGCCGAACGCATCTATCTCGATCACGCCGCGACTTCGCCGATGCGCCCGGAAGCGCGCGAAGCGATGGTCGAGGGGATGCTGCATTGGGCCAATCCGAGCAGCCCGCACGCAGACGGCCGCAACGCGCGCCGCCAGATCGAGGATGCGCGCCGCCGCGTCGGGCAGAAGCTGAACTGGGGCGGGCATCTGATCTTCACCAGCGGGGCGAGCGAAGCGCTGATGCTGGCGCTGGGCCGGGCCAAGGGCGGGCCGCGGATCGTCTCGTCGGTCGAGCATGACGCGGTGCTGCGCGCCGCGCCGGGCGCCGAAGTAATGCCGGTCGATCGCGAAGGCGAGTTCGACAAGGCGTGGCTGGAAGCGCGACTGGCCAAGGGCGACCGGCCGGTGGTCGCGGTGCAGCATGTGAACCCGGAGACGGGGCGCAAGAACCTGATTGGCGACATCACGCATATGGTGCGCGGCGCGGGCGGGATGGTGATCGCGGATTGCGCGCAATCGACCGGCAAATATCCGCTACCGACCGCCGATATGGTGGTGATTTCCGCGCACAAGTTCGGCGGGCCGCCGGGCGTGGGCGCGCTGCTGGTGCATGACATCGCGACGCTGGAGCCGACGGGCGGGCAGGAATTCGGCTATCGCGGCGGGACCGAGAACCTGCCTGCCATCCTCGGTTTTGCCGCGGCGCTGGAAGCGTGCCGCCAATGGGTGGACGAGGATATGCTCGCCGCGCTGCGCCGGATGCGCGACGCGATCGGCGATGCGGGCGGGCGCTTCGTCGGTGGCTATGGCGAGTTCAGCGGCTTTATCTTCCCCATCGCGATGCCGGGAATGGATGCGCGGATTCAGGTGATGCGGTTCGACATGGTCGGCTTCTCGGTATCGGCGGGCAGCGCCTGCGCCTCGGGTACGCTGAAGCCCAGCCGCGTGCTGGCGGCGTTCGGCATTCCCGAGGATGTCGCCAAGCGCACGATCCGCATGAGCATCGGCTGGAGCACGACACCGGCCGAGATCGACGCCTTTACCGACGCCTGGGTGAAGATCGCGGCGGAGGCATCCGCCCGGGCATGATCTATCTCGATTATCAGGCGACGACTCCGATCGCCCCCGAAGCATTCGCCGCGATGCGGCCGTGGCTGGAGAGCAATTTCGCCAATCCGCACTCCGCGCATGCGCCGGGACGCAGCGCTCGCGCGGCTGTGGCGGTGGCGCGCGATCAGGTGGCCGGGTTGCTGTCTGAGAATGGCGAAGTGAATTTCACCAGCGGGGCTACCGAGGCGCTCAACTGGGCGATCAAGGGTGTCGGGCCGGGGAGGGTGGTGACGCTGGCCACCGAACATGCCGCGGTGCTCGATACCGCCGCGACGCGCGATGTGGAGGTGCTGGCGGTCGGCCCTGACGGGCGCGTCGATCTGGACCTCGCCCGCGCCGCGATCCGCCCGGGCACCGCGCTCGTCTCCGCGATGCTGGTCAATAACGAGATCGGCGTGATCCAGCCGGTCGCCGAGCTGGCCGCGATGGCGCATCAGGTAGGGGCGCTGTTCCTGTGCGATGCGGTGCAGGGCTATGGCCGGGTTCTTATTCCCGATGAATGCGACCTGGTCGCCCTCTCCGCGCACAAGATCCACGGCCCCAAGGGGATCGGCGCGCTATGGATCCGCGACGGCGTGACGCTGACCCCGCTGATGCATGGCGGCGGACAGGAGCCCGGCGGCCGATCGGGTACGCTTTCGCCCGCGCTGTGCGCCGGGTTCGGCGTCGCGGCGCGTATCGCGAAGGAGCGTTTCGGCGCGGATCATGCGCATGCCGAGCAATTGTTCCGGGCGGCGCGCGCGCATCTGGGCGAGGAATGGGTCCTCAACGGTTCGCCGGACCATCGCTATCACGGCAATCTCAACCTTCGCCGCCAGGGCCTCGACGTTGCGCGGCTGATGTCCGAATTGCGCGACATCGCCTTTTCCGCCGGATCGGCCTGCGCCAGCGGATCGGGCCGCCCCAGCCATGTGCTGCGCGCGATCGGCTTGTCCGACGCGGAGGCACGTTCCAGCATCCGGCTTGGCTTCGGCCGCTATACGACCGAAGAGGAATTGATGACCGCGCTCACCCGAATCGATGCTGCCGCGCGCAGCCAGAACGTCGCCGCATGATCCGCGTCCGTTTCATTGGCACCGATGGCGACACGCGCGAAGTCTCCGCGCCCGAGGGTTCGGGTCTGCTCGAGATCGCTCAGGCCGATGGCCAGCCGCTGGAAGGAACGTGCGAAGGCCAGATGGCCTGTTCGACCTGTCACGTGATCGTCGATGCCGCGGATTTCGACCGGCTGCCGCCAGCGGTGGAAGAGGAAGAGGATATGCTGGACCTGGCCTTCGGCGCGACGCGGACCAGCCGGCTCGCCTGCCAGATCGTGCTAACCCCCGAACTCGACGGGATCACCGTCCGCATTCCCTCCGAACATCGCGATATGCAGGGGCGCTGAACGTAACAGGCGCTTTGCCATTCCACAGTCGCCATGCTCCGGCGAAGGCCGGAGCTTTGGAAGGGGAATGGGTGGCGGCCAACGCTCCGGCCTTCGCCGGAGTACGATCCTGGCGCCCCAAATCTTGCAAGGGGCCAGAATATTTCGCGGGCCATGTCACAACCCGCGCCGCCATCTCGTCATGCTTTCGGAACCCAACCGAAAGGACATGACATGGACACCCGCCTGAACCCCTTCGCCGCCGATCCCGCCACGATGAAGGCATTCATCGATTTCAGCATGGGCATCAGCCCCAATCTGATCGATCCGCACCTTGCCCATCTGGTCAAGATCCGCGCGTCGCAGCTCAACGGCTGCGCCAATTGCCTGCACATGCACGCCGCCGAGGCGCGCAAGGATGGCGAGAGCGAGGACCGTATCCTGCTGACCGGCGCGTGGGAGGAAGCCCCGATCTATACCGACCGCGAACGCGCCGCACTCGCCTGGACCGATGCGCTGACCCTGCTTCCCGAAAGCCGCGCGCCGCGCCATGTCTATGACGAAGTCCATGCGCATTTCAGCGAGGACGAGATCGTGAAGCTGACCATGACCATCGCGCTGATCAATGCCTGGAACCGTTTCGGCGCGGGCCTGCGCATGACGCAGAGCTTCGGCGTGCGGAAGGCGGCGGCCTGATGGCTGATGCAGCCGAGAGCTTCGATCCGCTCCGCCCGAAACTGATCCGGGTGGCATACCGGATGCTGGGATCGGTCGCGGATGCCGAGGATGTGGTGCAGGATGCGTTCCTGCGCTGGATGGATGCCGATCGCGATGCGGTGGAGGTGCCCGAGGCGTTCCTCCGCCGCGTCGTGACCCGGCTGTGCCTCGATCAGCTCAAATCGGCGCGGGCGCGGCGGGAGACCTATGTCGGCCCGTGGCTGCCCGAGCCGGTGGTCGAGCCGGAGGATGCGGTGGAGGACGTGACCCTGCCGCTGCTGATCGCGCTCGAACGCCTCTCGCCGCTGGAGCGTGCGGCGTTCCTGCTGCACGACGTGTTCGGGCTGGGGTTCGACGAGATCGCCGAGACGATCCAGCGCGATTCCGCAGCGTGCCGTCAGCTTGCCAGCCGCGCCCGCGCGCATGTCCGCGCCGATCGCCCGCGCTTCGACATGCCCAGGGCGCACGGCATGGAAATCGCGGCGGCCTTTTTCGCGGCGTCGCGCGAAGGCAATATGAGCTCGCTGCGGGGGCTGCTCGCCAGCGATGTCGAGATATACTCGGACGGCGGAGGCAGGCGTCACGCGGGCCTCAAGCCGATCTTCGGCGTGGACGATGCGATCAAGCTGCACACCAGCCTCGCGCGCTTCTTCACCGGCGGGCAGTCGCGTCTGCTGCGCTATGGGCGGATCAACGGGCTGCCGGGCTTTATCACGATGGAAGCCGATGGGGTGATCCAGACCACGGCATTGCAGATCGAGGAGGGCCGGGTGACGCGCATCTATATCGTGCGCAATCCCGACAAGCTCGCGCATCTTGAGGGGGCTGCGCTGCACTGAGCATTCGAGTGCGGGCCAGTCTGATCCAATCGTGCTCCGGCCTTCGCCGGAGCACTGCTTTGCTTAACCGGCGGCGATATAAGGGAACCAATCGCACCGCCCCCGCGTCCAGCACCAGCGGGGTTAATGGCCTGTCAGTCAGGAGAGAGTGCGCATGAAAATCCTTCCCCTTGCCGCCGCCGCGGTTCTTGCCGCCTTCACGGTTCCGGCCAGCGCGTCGGTCACGCCGGCCACCGCGCCGCTAACCAGCACGATGGTGTCGACGATGATCGGGTCGAGCGCGGGCACCGCGATCGAGCAGGACCGCCGCCACTATCGCGAGCGCCGCTACCAGCGCGACCGCCGCTACGAGCGCCGTCACGCGCGTCGCGGCTATTGGAAGCGCACCTGCCGTACCTATTGGCGCAACGGCTATCGCCATCGCGACTGCCGCCGGGTCCGCTATTGGCGCTAAGCCGCTGAGGCGAGATGATATGAAGGGGCGGTCTGCGGGCCGCCCCTCTTGCGTCGCCGGATCACTTCCACCATATGCGCCGCGGGAGTCGGGCGGACGTGGTCGTCGCCAACTTGGTCAGATCCGGAAGGAAGCAGCCACAACGATTTCGCCGCGGGTCGTTCCGGCTCCCACCGCGCGCTGCCGAGATTTAGCGAAGCCAAAGCGATGCCGCGAAGCGCGCGCGGCTGGCGACGCGGAAAGCGCCGACCGACGACGCGGCTTTGCCGTGGCGCTGCCCGATCTCCCCAGAAACCTGTTCGACTTGCTTCGACACGAGGCTTTTCCGCCGCTAGGAAAGGTCCAAGATGAGCGACGAATCTTCCTTCGATCTTGGCGAACCGCCCCAGCCGCACAAGCCGGAGGCATATCGCGTCCTTGCGCGCAAATACCGGCCACAGACCTTTTCCGAGCTGATCGGGCAGGATGCGATGGTCACCACGCTGGGCAATGCGATCAAGCGTGACCGGCTGGCCCATGCGTTCCTGCTGACTGGCGTGCGCGGGGTGGGCAAGACCTCGACGGCGCGGCTGATTGCCAAGGCGCTGAACTGCATCGGGCCGGACGGGCAGGGCGGGCCGACGATCGATCCGTGCGGCGTGTGCGAGCCGTGCCGCGCCATCGCCGAGGGGCGCCATATCGACGTGATCGAGATGGACGCGGCCTCGCATACCGGCATCGACGATATCCGCGAGATCATCGAGGCGTCGCGCTATTCGGCGGTCTCGGCGCGCTACAAGATCTACATCATCGACGAAGTCCATATGCTGTCCAAGGCCGCGTTCAACGGCCTGCTCAAGACGCTTGAGGAGCCGCCGGCGCATGTGAAATTCCTGTTCGCCACTACGGAGGTGAACA harbors:
- a CDS encoding type III PLP-dependent enzyme gives rise to the protein MHKHHSALGLATALRPVQPVTLIRPHAASRAARFFAEKFPGRSMYAVKANPSPELIQILWESGITHYDVASIAEVRLVARTLPEATLCFMHPVKAEEAISEAYFTHGVRTFSLDSMEELEKIVRATNGAEDLTLCVRIRVSSDLSKLSLASKFGAMPGETKDLLIATRQVADALGICFHVGSQAMSPDAYAQAMERVRAAIVEAGVTVDVVDVGGGFPSTYPGMEPPPLELYFETIHRAFESLPVSYSSELWCEPGRALCAEYSSLIVRVEKRRGDELYINDGAYGALFDAAHIGWRFPVQLLREPDSNARDMEFSFYGPTCDDLDHMTGPFLLPADTQAGDYIEIGMLGAYGSAMRTAFNGFGSDETVVMEDEPMASLYTPAERALHSNVVKL
- a CDS encoding cysteine desulfurase family protein — protein: MIYLDYQATTPIAPEAFAAMRPWLESNFANPHSAHAPGRSARAAVAVARDQVAGLLSENGEVNFTSGATEALNWAIKGVGPGRVVTLATEHAAVLDTAATRDVEVLAVGPDGRVDLDLARAAIRPGTALVSAMLVNNEIGVIQPVAELAAMAHQVGALFLCDAVQGYGRVLIPDECDLVALSAHKIHGPKGIGALWIRDGVTLTPLMHGGGQEPGGRSGTLSPALCAGFGVAARIAKERFGADHAHAEQLFRAARAHLGEEWVLNGSPDHRYHGNLNLRRQGLDVARLMSELRDIAFSAGSACASGSGRPSHVLRAIGLSDAEARSSIRLGFGRYTTEEELMTALTRIDAAARSQNVAA
- a CDS encoding sigma-70 family RNA polymerase sigma factor produces the protein MADAAESFDPLRPKLIRVAYRMLGSVADAEDVVQDAFLRWMDADRDAVEVPEAFLRRVVTRLCLDQLKSARARRETYVGPWLPEPVVEPEDAVEDVTLPLLIALERLSPLERAAFLLHDVFGLGFDEIAETIQRDSAACRQLASRARAHVRADRPRFDMPRAHGMEIAAAFFAASREGNMSSLRGLLASDVEIYSDGGGRRHAGLKPIFGVDDAIKLHTSLARFFTGGQSRLLRYGRINGLPGFITMEADGVIQTTALQIEEGRVTRIYIVRNPDKLAHLEGAALH
- a CDS encoding carboxymuconolactone decarboxylase family protein, whose amino-acid sequence is MDTRLNPFAADPATMKAFIDFSMGISPNLIDPHLAHLVKIRASQLNGCANCLHMHAAEARKDGESEDRILLTGAWEEAPIYTDRERAALAWTDALTLLPESRAPRHVYDEVHAHFSEDEIVKLTMTIALINAWNRFGAGLRMTQSFGVRKAAA
- a CDS encoding GFA family protein encodes the protein MKHIDVTVTGGCQCGAVRYRASAMLDNSHLCHCRMCQKASGNLFAALVAAPNEALAWTRGEPATFRSSEHVDRGFCAACGTPLFYRGNSGRTNLMIGTLDDPAAFEPKVQMGSEARMPWFADLGALPDEGETGADDPDWAEAIRATSRQHPDHD
- a CDS encoding 2Fe-2S iron-sulfur cluster-binding protein yields the protein MIRVRFIGTDGDTREVSAPEGSGLLEIAQADGQPLEGTCEGQMACSTCHVIVDAADFDRLPPAVEEEEDMLDLAFGATRTSRLACQIVLTPELDGITVRIPSEHRDMQGR
- a CDS encoding DUF2093 domain-containing protein; the protein is MFGSAGQAVLRYEAADFDVLQRGAYVLCAVSGERIALEDLKYWSIEFQEAYRGADEATAAALAGGAKNLKR
- a CDS encoding alpha/beta hydrolase; the encoded protein is MPEVIFPGPEGRLEGRFAPAPKPRAPVAMILHPHPNAGGTMNNRIVQEMYKTFQRRGFATLRFNFRGVGKSQGTFDNGIGELSDAASALDWVQSFHPEASTTWVAGFGFGAWIGMQLLMRRPEIRGFISVAPPANMFDFTFLAPCPASGIIVQGENDEVVTPGAVQKLVDKLRTQRHITIHHDTIPGANHFFEHEMDQLMGSVDNYLDMRLDPNSPIR
- a CDS encoding aminotransferase class V-fold PLP-dependent enzyme; translated protein: MNLAERIYLDHAATSPMRPEAREAMVEGMLHWANPSSPHADGRNARRQIEDARRRVGQKLNWGGHLIFTSGASEALMLALGRAKGGPRIVSSVEHDAVLRAAPGAEVMPVDREGEFDKAWLEARLAKGDRPVVAVQHVNPETGRKNLIGDITHMVRGAGGMVIADCAQSTGKYPLPTADMVVISAHKFGGPPGVGALLVHDIATLEPTGGQEFGYRGGTENLPAILGFAAALEACRQWVDEDMLAALRRMRDAIGDAGGRFVGGYGEFSGFIFPIAMPGMDARIQVMRFDMVGFSVSAGSACASGTLKPSRVLAAFGIPEDVAKRTIRMSIGWSTTPAEIDAFTDAWVKIAAEASARA
- a CDS encoding threonine/serine dehydratase, encoding MTIVRQPTRAGVRDAAAKIAAILPQTPLLTAEIHGQQVSFKAETLQPVGAFKIRGAWHRLTALDPATRDKGVVAFSSGNHAQGVAWAAKRLGIPAVIVMPADAPKVKLEATMAMGAEIVRYDRATENREKIAAHLAHARGATLVPSFDDAWIIEGQGSLGIEAMTQMVEAKLPDPDHVIVPCGGGGLAAGVALALPEADMVLVEPEGWDDMRRSLEAGWIEPVGDNPPLTACDALQTKQVSPLTFDVLSRRDAKGVAVSEYEVREAQRWAARTLRLVVEPGGAVALAALLARKVEIRPGTLVILSGGNADPEAYARVLATKD